The following coding sequences lie in one Lysobacter capsici genomic window:
- a CDS encoding SDR family oxidoreductase: MSYFVTGATGFIGRFLVSNLLKRKGTIHVLVRKDSQKKFDATAKKMGWDLKRVIPVAGDMTQPKCGLTVAQVRALSGKIKHFFHLAAIYDLTASAAAQRESNIDGTQHALDLAAALSAGPGSNLVFHHTSSIAAAGLYSGVFREDMFDEAEGLDDPYLRTKHDSEGLVRNEKRIKWRIYRPGMVVGHSQTGEMDKIDGPYYFFTFLKKLREMLPPWMPMLGLEGGRINIIPVDYVVDAMDHIAHKPKLDGHCFHLTDPEPQRVGEVLNTFARAGHTPEMTMRIDARMFAFVPAGIRGAVTNLPPVKRFIGMLLRDFKIPKEVMKFITYPTRFDNRETERALRGSGIKVPNLDSYAWRLWDYWERHLDPDLFIDRTLKGKVRNKVVVITGGSSGIGLATAEKVAAAGAVTVIVARGEDELFKARDAMKAQGGKVFAYTADLADMADCDRLVKQILAEHGHVDILVNNAGRSIRRSIELSYDRFHDFERTMQLNYFGSLRLIMGFMPKMTERRKGHIINISSIGVLANSPRFSAYVASKAALDAFSRCAQGELSGKGISFTTINMPLVKTPMIAPTKMYDSIPTLSPDEAADLVVKGIIERPSRIATRLGIFASVVNAVAPKAYEVVMSTAFELFPDSAAAKGDRKGLKDEHASNEQIAFAALMRGVHW; the protein is encoded by the coding sequence ATGAGCTATTTCGTCACCGGCGCGACAGGTTTCATCGGTCGCTTCCTTGTCAGTAATCTCCTGAAACGCAAGGGCACGATCCACGTGCTGGTGCGCAAGGATTCGCAAAAGAAGTTCGACGCCACAGCCAAGAAGATGGGCTGGGATCTCAAGCGCGTGATTCCGGTCGCGGGCGACATGACCCAGCCCAAGTGCGGCCTCACCGTCGCGCAGGTCCGCGCATTGAGTGGAAAAATCAAGCATTTCTTCCATCTGGCCGCGATCTACGACCTCACCGCCAGCGCCGCCGCGCAGCGCGAGTCCAACATCGACGGCACCCAGCACGCGCTGGACCTGGCCGCCGCGCTCAGCGCCGGCCCGGGGTCCAATCTCGTGTTCCACCACACCAGTTCGATCGCCGCCGCCGGCCTGTACTCGGGCGTGTTCCGCGAGGACATGTTCGACGAGGCCGAGGGCCTGGACGATCCCTACCTGCGCACCAAGCACGATTCCGAGGGGCTGGTGCGCAACGAGAAGCGGATCAAGTGGCGGATCTACCGGCCCGGCATGGTGGTCGGCCATTCGCAGACCGGCGAGATGGACAAGATCGACGGCCCGTACTACTTCTTCACCTTCCTCAAGAAGTTGCGCGAGATGCTGCCGCCGTGGATGCCGATGCTCGGCCTGGAAGGCGGCCGCATCAACATCATCCCGGTCGACTACGTGGTCGACGCGATGGACCACATCGCGCACAAGCCCAAGCTCGACGGCCACTGCTTCCACCTGACCGATCCGGAGCCGCAGCGCGTCGGCGAGGTGCTCAACACCTTCGCCCGCGCCGGCCACACCCCGGAGATGACCATGCGCATCGATGCGCGCATGTTCGCCTTCGTGCCGGCCGGCATCCGCGGCGCGGTGACCAACCTGCCGCCGGTCAAGCGTTTCATCGGCATGCTGCTGCGCGACTTCAAGATCCCCAAGGAGGTCATGAAGTTCATCACCTATCCGACCCGCTTCGACAACCGCGAGACCGAACGCGCGCTGCGCGGCAGCGGGATCAAGGTGCCGAACCTGGACAGCTACGCCTGGCGCTTGTGGGATTACTGGGAACGCCATCTGGACCCGGACCTGTTCATCGACCGCACCCTCAAGGGCAAGGTCCGCAACAAGGTCGTGGTGATCACCGGCGGTTCCTCGGGCATTGGCCTGGCGACCGCGGAGAAGGTCGCCGCGGCCGGCGCGGTCACCGTCATCGTCGCGCGCGGCGAGGACGAACTGTTCAAGGCGCGCGATGCGATGAAGGCGCAGGGCGGCAAGGTCTTCGCCTACACCGCCGACCTGGCCGACATGGCCGACTGCGACCGCCTGGTCAAGCAGATCCTGGCCGAGCACGGCCATGTCGACATCCTGGTCAACAACGCCGGCCGCTCGATCCGCCGTTCGATCGAACTGAGCTACGACCGCTTCCACGATTTCGAACGCACCATGCAGCTGAATTATTTCGGCAGCCTGCGCCTGATCATGGGTTTCATGCCGAAGATGACCGAGCGCCGCAAGGGCCACATCATCAACATCAGCTCGATCGGCGTGCTGGCCAATTCGCCGCGGTTCTCGGCCTACGTGGCCTCGAAGGCGGCGCTGGACGCGTTCAGCCGCTGCGCCCAGGGCGAGTTGTCGGGCAAGGGCATCAGCTTCACCACGATCAACATGCCGTTGGTGAAGACGCCGATGATCGCGCCGACCAAGATGTACGACAGCATCCCGACCCTGAGCCCGGACGAGGCCGCCGACCTGGTGGTCAAGGGCATCATCGAACGGCCGAGCCGCATCGCCACCCGCCTGGGCATCTTCGCCTCGGTGGTCAATGCGGTGGCGCCGAAGGCCTACGAAGTGGTGATGAGCACCGCGTTCGAACTGTTCCCCGATTCGGCCGCCGCCAAGGGCGATCGCAAGGGGCTCAAGGACGAACACGCGAGCAACGAGCAGATCGCGTTCGCGGCGTTGATGCGTGGTGTGCATTGGTGA
- a CDS encoding restriction endonuclease, producing MSSFSLWSAAAVALTIGLASTAYLWSYRRHRTEVSTGIAGLSKMRWREFARLIVEALRERGFEAESVEESLARGTQAELRLLRAGKPWLLACKLGDADYKVSAATVAELADAVRFNGASGGLLVTTGRFDSHSERVADGLDLYSGETLWELVEPLLPASTRHEVIAAAQKRSIQTIVAAWAAAIALGLIVGFVVPLLSSGAPAEPAPAATHTAAAPAAPNDTAPTQAPVNPAAATPAPAPAATAPATEETATPAANAGEPVPAATAATPADAASGNPSADRAHVIRAIATLDGVERALWSTPSNLLIYRLTEASKQDVDRICQVLDGYPELRSSRVQLQPPPGSTTRVRFFQCRAY from the coding sequence CCGCCGCCGCCGTCGCACTGACGATCGGCCTGGCGTCCACCGCCTACCTTTGGTCGTACCGCCGTCATCGCACCGAGGTCAGCACCGGCATCGCCGGTCTGTCCAAGATGCGCTGGCGCGAATTCGCGCGCCTGATCGTCGAGGCCTTGCGCGAGCGCGGTTTCGAGGCCGAATCGGTGGAGGAATCGCTGGCCCGCGGCACCCAGGCCGAACTGCGCCTGCTGCGCGCCGGCAAGCCCTGGCTGCTGGCGTGCAAGCTCGGCGACGCGGATTACAAGGTCTCCGCCGCGACCGTGGCCGAACTGGCCGACGCGGTGCGCTTCAATGGCGCCTCCGGCGGCCTGCTGGTCACCACCGGCCGTTTCGACAGCCACTCCGAACGCGTCGCCGACGGCCTGGACCTGTACAGCGGCGAGACGCTGTGGGAACTGGTCGAACCGCTGCTGCCGGCCTCGACCCGGCATGAAGTCATCGCCGCGGCGCAGAAACGCAGCATCCAGACCATCGTCGCGGCGTGGGCGGCGGCGATCGCGCTGGGCCTGATCGTCGGCTTCGTGGTGCCGCTGCTGAGCTCGGGCGCTCCCGCCGAACCGGCGCCAGCCGCGACCCACACCGCAGCGGCTCCGGCCGCGCCGAACGACACCGCGCCGACGCAGGCACCGGTGAACCCGGCCGCTGCAACGCCGGCACCCGCGCCGGCCGCCACCGCGCCCGCCACCGAAGAAACCGCCACGCCCGCGGCCAACGCCGGCGAGCCCGTTCCCGCCGCGACCGCGGCGACTCCGGCGGATGCCGCATCGGGCAATCCTTCGGCCGATCGCGCCCATGTCATCCGCGCGATCGCGACCCTGGACGGCGTCGAACGCGCGCTGTGGTCGACGCCGTCGAATCTGCTGATCTACCGCTTGACCGAGGCCAGCAAGCAGGACGTCGACCGCATCTGCCAGGTGCTCGACGGCTATCCGGAATTGCGCTCCTCGCGCGTGCAACTGCAGCCGCCGCCGGGCAGCACGACGCGGGTGCGGTTCTTCCAGTGCCGGGCGTACTGA